The Juglans regia cultivar Chandler chromosome 11, Walnut 2.0, whole genome shotgun sequence genome contains the following window.
TGAAAAGCTTATTTGTGCTGGTTTATGTATGGATTTCATTATTTACAGTTAGCTATTGGTGGCTGTATTTGGGATAATTTTGTTCGGTTTACAGTACTTGTGTTCGGTATGCTCTATCTGGGCTAGTTATTAGGTGATACGAATATATCTGAGGGCTAAAATAAACTGCTGGAGAATCGGAAATTGGCTTCATTTAATAGCAACTAACTTAGTTTTACCCGTAAATTTTCACTTTTATCATAGATCATGACTGGTGGATGGAGGAAATTATGTGGGAAACAGAGCTTAGGGTTTCATGATTCATCTGATTGCTGCTCataaaaaagggggggggggggtttcatCTGATTGCAGGGTGGTTGATATTGCAAATGCTATTGGCAACTGTTTTTGGCTGCTGATTGTGCACTTCGAAGCATGCAAGGATGGTTTGGGGTACATGTAATGTTGATAAAAGCTTATTCTACATTTCCGTGTTTGCCTTTGGTGGTGCAATTAGTGAAAGAAATCGAAAGTCGTTCAGAATGCATGTAGGAAGAAATAATGTTAAACTTGAAGATCCTATTTACATTTGAAAATAAGTTCAGTTtagaagataaatataaaagggGAAAATGATTGTAGTTAAGGTCCACTTGTCTTCCATGGTCAATTGGCCAATGGTGTTGATGCCCTTGAATCTTGATTATTTCTAAACCCCTTGTTTTATAATTCAATTCTGGTTCCAACGTGTGTAGACTTTGATCTACCCACATATTCTTATCTTGTAAGCATGCACTAATAGTATCCTCCTTATAATATGTGAGGTGagattttgttgtgtttgttAATCACCGTCCAATTTTCCTAATCTGATTTTTAGTGTGCAATGAAGTGACTTTCCAACAATCAAAATGTGTATAAGTTCTATCTCGCATCTTTGGAACTGCTACTAAATTCTGTTGGTTTCATCCGGATACCTCCTTGCTTGACATTTCCTGTTGTTTTGGTTAAGAACTCTATTCTCTTTGTTGACACAGGCTTGGGAGTGCACTCCAGGAAAAGAACTAGCATGGAATGTCTTATCTTTATTTACAACGTCAGGAATGCTATTTTTAGAAGTAAGCTTGGTGGCCTTTTTATTCCAAGGAAATCACGTGAGTGGGTTAGAAGCTTTGACACGGACATTTGTTGTCTCGGGTCTTATAGTTGGCTTGGATTTACTTCTAAAGGTAATTCTTTGCTTTTTTCATGAATAAGATCCCTTTACTTGTAAGAACCGACAGATTTTCCAGTGATGATAAtgatataaaacattttatggGCAACAAAGCATAATTTCCTTTCCTCTTATAGCTGTGTTAACAGAAATTCTGCATTTCTAGTTCTCAGCTTGTAGATTCATGGACAAACAAACTTCCATGTCATTTCTAAATTCTAAGCCATAATATAGAAGCTTTTGCATGTGATATTGAACGACTTGCTAATGCTAGTATTGAAGTTTTGCCAAGCCCAATCTTGGACCAAAAGAAAATTTCTCTCTCCATACACTTCTTCTCCTCTAGTTTTTGCTAGAAGTCCGTGATGGTGATTATTCCTAGTGGAGATTAGCGTGCTGTGGTTTTTACGTTATAGTTTTTTCCTTTGGTATAACCTCTAGTGAAGCCTTTGTTTTTAGCACGAATGCACGAGGTGGTGATAGAATCcaagttatttttgttaattaaggAAGGTGGTCTGTTGCGTATAACATAGAGAGGATGGAAGGAGGAACATTTGGTGCTGTTGGTCCAACTGCAGTGTAGTGGCTTGGAAAAGTGTTAGAGGAGAGCTTGCGAGGCGGGAAGGAGGAGGTGTATTTGGCAACCAGAGATGGATACTGTAGCTTCACTGCACAACGCTGCTCGAATAGTCGAGGCCGTCACTTAACGGAGTCCTAGTACAATCAGGGGGGAGGAGAAGTCTTTTGTGCATTCCAGAAGGGGAGAGAGGGTGGGGATGGAGGAAAATGAGAGATGTGATGTCGGAGTTAGGCcaggagaggaagaaaagggGTGGCATGCCTGTTAGAGTTCAGCCGTGCGAGGGGAAGGGTGAGACGAGGGTGTTTCCTCGGTCCTATAGGGAGGCGCTTTCTCCGACGGTGCTAGGCCATGCTCAGAAGGAGGTTGAAGTCGGCGAGGGGTACACTAACAAAGGCGACTGGTGGTGTGCAAATCTTTACTATTCGTCAAGCCACTCCAATGGCAGGAAGACTGTCGTGAGTCAGGAGGCTTGGGACGTTTGTAGGTTGTTGTTGGAGATGCAGGGACAACTGAGGAAATTGCAAAAGGATATGGCTGAATTGAAGTCCTATGTCGGGCTATTTAAGGAAGGAGAAAGACGAGGGGGAAAGGTAGGGGGAAAAAGGAAAGGGGAAGTTGGCTGGGCTTGGGCCCAGTAAACTTCggtttgaaaaggaaattacaAGGAATGGGCAAAAGGTTGGACCGGCTTGGAGGAAAGTGGGTGTCTCAGCCCAGGGCCCAAAACCAAGAAGGCAGTCCGTCCGAGGGTGGACCTGGGCCTAGATCATCCTAGCCCAGGGCCTTTCTGCGCAACATAGATCTAGCCAAAGCAAGCTCGTCTAGTGGCGAGTGGCCTTCTGCGACTGTGCCATGTCACTTGGCGATAGAGGAGGCACCGGCGCTGGGGGCAAAGACAACGCCGACGGAGGTGGCGGAGACCTTCAATGACATCCTGCCTGCACTGGGAGATTAGAACGCGATGGTGGAGTTCGGGAAGGGCTTTCTGACGTTGAGGGGTGCTTGTTCTCCATCGAGGGGTGGCTAGAATCTGCCAATGAGGTGCGACGACGAGGGTTTGTCTCTGACAAACGAGTCTACTCACCCCTTTGTGGACTTTGAGCTGGACGTCAAGGATGGGGAGGGTTCTGAGGTATTATGCATTCAGTGGAAGATGAATTATTTCTTCTTGAGGTCTCTGGGTAGATTGGGTTGGAAGAGATTATGCTGGGAGAGGAGATGCAGACTGCACAGATGGATAGTAGGATGGGCAATCCTACTCCACTGAATTTCTTCTTTCCAGCTCAAGCATCAGAGTGGGTTTTCCATAAGGTGGAAGAGATTCAAAAAGTGGTGGGGATTGAGTGTGAAgggtatgaagagcagttcatGACTCTACTTACAGCTATTGAAGTGGGGCACcaacaaaaaaggaaaggggaatCAAAGAAGTTGAGGGAGCTTAAAAGATTGACATGGTCTATGAACTCGGAGGGTAGTTCCAGCAGGGGAAGGCTGAAAAGGAAGGGGCTAGCATTTtcccaatgaaacccaaaatTGTGTCGTGGAATGTTCGCGGGGCTCAATGAGGCAAACAAGCGCCTTCGGATTAGGCACTTGCTTCGTGAGTGGATGGCGGACATCGTGTGTTTATAGGGGATAAAGTTGAAAACGATTGATAGGAAAATAATACGCAGTTTGTGGAGTGGGTCTCACGTGGATTGGGTGTATATCGCCTCTAATGGGGTGTTAGGAGGGGTTGCGATGTGGGATGtgagggtggtggagaaaatggagAATTTTATTGGGCAGTATATAGTAGGATGCTCGTTTAAAAGTGTGTCCGACAATTTTTTGTGGGCCTTTGCAGGTGTGTATGGGCCTAATCTAGACTCTGACAGAAGATTATTATGGGAAGAATTAGCAGGGGTGCACAGCAGGTGGGACCTCCCTTCGTGTATCGGGGGTGATTTCAATGTTGTTAGATTCCCAAGTGAAAGTTTCGGAAGTAGAAGAGTAAGGCACGCAATGGTGGAGTTCTCAGAGTGCATCTTTGTCTTGAACCTGAGGGATTTGCCACTTGTAGGGGGTTCTGCCACATGGTCAAATAACCAGACTTGGTCCAGGTTGGATCGGTTCCTAATTTCTCCAGAGTGGGAAAGCCATTTTCCGGATGTGTGGCAAAAGCGTTTGGCTCACTTATCTTCTGATCATTGGCCTATATTACTTGATTGTGGAGGTTTAAGGAGTGGCTGAcggtatttcaaatttgagaatatgtggttgaaaacaaaaaagtttgTGGATAGGGTCAAACAGTGGTGGTCTTCCTACCAATTCCAAGGTGCCCCAAGTTTCAattttgcaaagaaattgaaagctttaaaaAGAGATTTGAAGTTATGGAATATGCAGTCTCTTGGAAACATAGGGgcaaacaagaaaattaagatgatgGAAATTCAGGAGATAGAGAGGTTGCAAGAGAAGCAACCTCTTGCACAGGAAGAACAAGAGCAGAAGACATCGTTGGTTGTAGATCTTGAAAGGATGATTTTACTAGAAGAAGTGTCTTGGCGTAAAAAATCAAGAGTTTTGTGGTTAAAGGAAGGCAATCAAAGTATGAATTTTTTCCATAGAATTGCAGATTCCCATAAGAGACATAACAAGATAGAGGTGCCGAAAATTGATGGGGTTGAATGTAGAGAAGAACAGGTAATTCACAATCATGTAATTGATTTCTTTGAGAAACTTCTAACTGAGCAGGTGGGATGACGGCCTACACTAGATGGACTTGTCTTTGATAGTATTGGGCCGAGTGATGTGGTTCggatggagagggcttttgaggAGGTTGAGGTGTATGATGTAGTGCGGAAAATGGTCAAAGACAATGCACCCGATCCTCATGGGTTCTCTATGGGCTTCTTCCAAGAATGTTGGGATGTGGTTAAAGAAGACTTAATGAAGGTGGTCCAGGAGTTTCTCGGTggggaaatttgagaaaagtctcaataccACCTTTGTAGCATTAATACCTAAAAAGGTGAGGGCTACAGTGATCACGGAGTTTTGGCCTATTAGCCTAGTGAATGAGGTTTACAAGATTATCTCAAAAGTGCTTGCAAACCGTCTTAGCGAGGTAATAGGGAAGATTATcactaaacctcaaaatgcctttgtaaaAGGTAGGCAGATTCTTGATGCAGcccttattgctaatgaatgtcttGACAGTAGAATGAAGGATGGAACCACAGGATCTtgtgcaaattagatatggagaaggcgtatGATTATGTTAATTGGGAATTCCTTCTCTATTtacttgggagatgtggttttggagaaAGGTGGAAGACATGGATCTGTTGGTGTATATCTACAGTGAGATTTTTCATGTTGATGAATGGCAGTCCAGGGGGCCTCTTCCAGAGTTCACGGgatttgagacaaggggatctaTTATCACCTTTACTAATTGTTATGGAGGCGCTACGTAGGATGATTTCGGCTTTGGTGGATAATGGTTTTGTAGATGGCTTCTGGAATCCCGGATAGGGGTATTAttactatttctcatttgttgtttgcaaatGATACGCTTATTTTGTGTGAAGTCAATCAAAATCAGGTGTGAGCATTGAAAGCCTTgctattatgttttgaagcaatTTTTGGCTTGAAAGTGAACTTTGACAAATCAGAGATGGTGCCAATTGGGGATGTTCCTAACTTGCGCCAACTGGCTAGAACACTGGTTTGTAAGATTGTTGCGTTGCCCATGACTCATCTGGGACTTTTGTTGGGGATTGCATCGAGGGCGTCCTTCATTTGGGATATGGTGACCGAAAGAATAGAAAGGAGACTGACAGGGtagaagagaatgtatttgttgAAAGGAGGTAGGATTATTTTGATCAAGAGTACACTTTCTGATCTACCAACCTATTTCTTGTCTCTTTTCCCTATACCAGTAGCAGGAGTGGCGGCCCGTATCGAGAAGTCACAACAAGATTTCTTGTGAGGAGGAATGGGGGAGGAGTTCAAGTTCCATCTAGTTAAGTGAGAGATGGTGTGTCATTCTATCTCTAATGGTGGCTTGGGTATACGAAATTTGAGGATGTTTAATCGGGCGTTACTTGACAAATAGTTGTAGAGATTTAACAAGGAACCAGACCCTTATGGAAAATGGTAATTGAACATAAATATGGTGGTTTATGGGGGgatggtgtactagagaagttagaggggcTTATGGAGTGGGCCTGTGGAAACACATAAGAAAAGGGTGGGGGGTCTTTAATCGACACTCTAGACGTTAGGTGGGTGTAGGAACCAGGATTAGATTCTGGAGAGATGTTTGGTGTGACAACAGTGCCCTACAAGAGCtatttccttcacttttccAGATTGTAAGTGCCAAAGATATCACAGTGGCGGAAGTTATGGGGATCTAGGGAGGGCAGATTCACTGGAATATTAACTTTAGTAGGGCGGCACGTGATTGGGAAATGAGcaattttgtagatttttatagcCTAATATACTCCATACAACTGAACATGCAGCATGATGATGGTATGTGGTGGATACCTACAAGGAAAGACGTCTTTTCTGTCCGCTCCTTTTATAAGGCTCTAACACAAGAGTCTGATACTTAGTTTCCTTGGAAAAGGCTCTGGAGGCACAAGGCACCCCTAAAGCCTCTTTTTTTGTGTGGATAACTTCATTGGGAAAGATTCTCACCACCGACAACTTGAGGAAAAGAAGGGTAATCAttgcagattggtgttgcatgtgtagaaGAGGGGGTGAGTCgttggatcatcttcttctacaTTGTGAGTTAGCAAAGGAACTCTAGAACGAGGTATTTAGTAGACTAGATCTAGCGTGGGTTATGCCGAAGACCGTGGTGGCAACGATGGCGTGTTGGACAAACATAAGAGGTATGTGGCAAATCAAaacggtttggaagatgattcctatatgcatcatgtggtgtttgtggcaggAGCGAAACGAGCAGATGTTCGAGGACAAGGAGAGATCGGTGGACGGgctaaaagttttattttttataactctttgtacttggacTATTGATGTGGACTTTGATGGCATGAACgtacatgatttccttgtttctAATGCGCCTACGTAGCTAGGGCATAGGAGTTTTGTAATTGGCATTTTGCTTACTCTTTTGTTAataaaagttgttttatttatcaaaaaaaacaaaaaacaaaatttctgaAGTAAAGTTGTTAATGGACACAAATTTGCATTTGATAATGGATCTTCCATTGCTACCACTTTCAGGCAATTTATCTGTTTGGATTTGGGATCCCATTGTTCATTGACAGCAATGATCATACACATCCGACGAAGTGGAACTTGTGGGTTGTTCATAGACTGGTGCTGACTGCGGTTTATGGCTTGATTCTGTTTATGTACCATTCGAAGTGGAGAGAAAGATTACCTGGTAAGTGTTTCTGATGTATTCAAAAGGTTATAAACATCAATTTCATGGGCGTTTAATCTGCCTACtttatttatcattaatttttttaaatgaattctttGCAGCAAGACCTGCATTCTACAATTATATTGTTATCATGTGTGCAATGAATGCTCTCGCTCTGTTTGCTTGTGCCCTCACTGGAAATGGGGCTGGTTTTGGGTTCTGGTAATTTTTAATCGATCTCTTTGAAACTCTCTGTTTAGTGTCATTTTtccaataattttctaattaattttctgaaatAGGTTGTATGGCGCCACGATTGTTTGTTACCATGCCTTCTATCTTCCTCTTCTATATGTAACATTCCTGGCTGACTTTTTCCaggtcatcatcatcattcatactttgcttctttttttttttctaatatttttgtctTCTTTGACCTCaatcttcctttcttctttaatagtttttttttttttttttcattgttttcttgATGACCACAGGAGGAAGATTTGCATTTGGAAAATGTATATTACTCAGAAATGAAAGATGCTGGCTTCTTTGATGCTGATTGGGAGTGATGTGGTGACTTCTGCATCACAATATGACAAGTCGTCATACTCTGTATATTGAAGTAAATATGTACTAGAACCTGAGAACGTTGAGATGCGGGCGATGTGTTATCTCATAGTTTGTATGGCTtcctattttctttgtttttctctttgtaATATGCAAGAGAAATGCTGTTTCTCTATTCACACAGCTAATAATTTGAATTGTATCTTCTATATTCTACAGTTACTCTCTGCATTGAATGTGCATTGCATTGATTGATTTTGGACGTAATGGTGCAATTAATGCAAggaattagtaaaattataaattgcttAAGAATTCTTGATGTGACGATGACATCACGGTGGTTTATTGTTCGaagaatgagatgatatgagaattttatgaatagcaataagataatttataaatgtgaataagatagtttgagttgagtcttttttaagtttaaaaaaatgagagataaaaagttgaataaaaaatattttagagttaaaatattttaataatattgttttgcaatattatttttattaacaaattgaaaaatttagaattatttttttattttttatttgaaagtttgaaaaagttgtaatgattaatttaaaaattttgtatttgaattatgtttgagaataagatgagataggataaaatgaaattaggtaattttatgttttatctaTCACAATTTATAGGGAGTAATTTATATCTTTACTTTTAGCTATTGTCTTCTATATTGTCGCCTGTTAGAAAATATGCCCATATTTCAATTGAAATGTACTTCTTACCAAAGAATCTGATTTGGTATTAGCTTGGAAGAGGGAGATGTAAtgatatagaaatatttttaaattattttattatttaaaccagttataaatatgaaaaataatttatatataatattttatataattatattttaaatgaagaatatttttataaaatattttataaaaataacataattttataaaaatatttttattttataatattattaatttgttatttgtaTATCATTATCGAATAAATATTGCTTCTCTGCCACCAAAGTGTGATTTGATTTGGCCTGTCATGTGCCGACAGGGCATTATGCTTGCCTCTGATGGTGTGAACTTGT
Protein-coding sequences here:
- the LOC109009402 gene encoding protein CANDIDATE G-PROTEIN COUPLED RECEPTOR 2-like, which encodes MRAVQESLSLSSFSNSTTSPTSPSSGPKFYDWLFECHGFWHNVALMLASLLFILYLSFQARKSFSKLSHGRSYVIIAYYACLWLVSLLNLIWCSFQAWECTPGKELAWNVLSLFTTSGMLFLEVSLVAFLFQGNHVSGLEALTRTFVVSGLIVGLDLLLKAIYLFGFGIPLFIDSNDHTHPTKWNLWVVHRLVLTAVYGLILFMYHSKWRERLPARPAFYNYIVIMCAMNALALFACALTGNGAGFGFWLYGATIVCYHAFYLPLLYVTFLADFFQEEDLHLENVYYSEMKDAGFFDADWE